DNA sequence from the Halobacterium sp. DL1 genome:
TCCTCCCCGCCGCAGTCGTCGCGCTCCCCGCCGTCGCGCTCTCCTGGCCGTCGCCGGCCGCGGGCGGTTCGCTCGCCGGCGCCGTCGGCGCCAGTCTGCTCGCACTCTGGTGGGTTCGGCGCCTCCTCGGCGGCGTCAGCGGGGACGCCTTCGGACTCGTCAACGAGATCGGTCGCGTCGCCGGCCTCCACGCGGGGGTGATCGTGTGGACGCTCTCCTGATGTGCGGTGGGCGGGGCACCCGTCTCGACGCCGACGTCGAGAAGCCGCTGTTCGCGGTCGGCGGGCGGCCGATGGTCGACCGGGTGCGCGACGCGCTCGCCACGAGCCGAATCGAGACCACCTACGCCGTCGTCTCCCCGTACGCGCCCGAAACCAGGGCCCACGTCGCTGGCGACTTGCCCCTCGTCGAGACGCCGGGCGAGGGGTACGTCGCGGATCTCACCAGTGCGCTCGAACGCGTCGAGATGCCCGTCCTCACCGTCGCCGCGGACCTCCCGCTGCTGGCGGGCGAGGTGGTGGACACGGTCCTTTGGAGCGCCGACGGGTCGACGAGCGTGCGCGTCCCCCGGGCGCTGAAGGAGGCACTCGGCGCGAGTTGCGACAGCGAGGAGCCGTGGGTACCGACAGGACTGAACGTCGTGGACGAGGACGAGGACGGCGTGTACCGGAGTTACGACGCCCGCCTCGCGGTCAACGTGAACCGCCGCTCGGACGCCGAACTCGCCGAGCGGCTGCTCGCCGCGGGGGAGGTGAGCGATGGACCCTGACGCCGTCCGCGACGCCGCCCGCGTGCCCCACGGCGGCAGCGACGACCCTGACGTCCTGGACTTCAGCGCGAACGTCAACCCACGGATTCCCGACGGCGTGTGCGAAGTGTACAGCGCGGCGCTCGACGACGCGGCGCGCTACCCGAACGACGCGTATCCGGACTACCGGGCGGCCGCCGCGGGGTACGTGGACTGCGATGCCGAGCGGGTCGTTCCGACGCCGGGCGGCCTCGCGGGTATCCGCCTCGCCGTCGAGACGTGCGTCGAACCCGGCGACAGCGTCCTCGTCCCCTACCCGAGTTTCGGCGAGTACGCACGCGAAGTCGAACTCCAGGGCGCCGACCCGGTGTTCGTCCCCCACGACGAACTGCTCGACGCCGACCCCGCGGGCCACGCGATGGCCGTCGTCTGCAATCCGAACAATCCGACCGGCGACGCCTCCGACCCAGACGCCCTCAGTGAGTTCGCCGCGCGCTGTCGGGGCGCCGGCACGGAACTGCTCGCAGACGAGGCGTTCCTCGGGTTCACCGACCACTCCTCGGTCGCGGGCACGGAAGGCGTCGTCGTCGCGCGCTCGCTGACCAAACTGTTCGGCCTCCCCGGCCTCCGCGCGGGGTTTCTGGTGGCGACTAGCGACCGACTTGCGGACCTCCAGACCGCACGCCGGGCGTGGAACCTCGGTACGCCCGCCGCCGCCGTCGGCGCGCACTCGATGGTCGACGACGAGTTCGTCGAACGGACTCGTGAGCGCGTCGCCAGCGAACGAGCGCGGATGCGCACGGAACTCGACGATCGCTTCGACGTCCACGAATCCGACGCGCCGTTCCTGCTGCTCGACGTCGGCGACCGGGACGTGGCTACACTCGTCGACGCGACGCGCGAGCGAGGGGTCACCATCCGGGACGCGACGACGTTCCGCGGCCTCGACTCGCACGTCCGGGTCGCAGTCAGAACGCCCGCCGAAAACGACCGACTACTGGCGGTGCTCGCGGATGTTTGAGACTGTCGTCGCGGACGACGTCCTCCGCCTTCGACGGTCGGCGACGCGCTGGCTCTCGACGGGATGGGACGGCGGATTCGCCGAGGCCGACGCCGCGTACAACGTCACCGTCCCGGAGGGCTGGCACTGCGAGGACATCGGCACGTACGTCGCGGAGCGCCTCGCTGCGGCGGGGTTCGGCGATGTGGCCGGCGGTCCAGTGTTGCTGACCGGGGTCGGCCAGCGGCACGCCCGCGGCGCGCGCTGCGGGCCGGTCACGGCCGTCGCGACGGCGGGGCTCTCGAACCCCGCGTCGCTCCCGCTCGACCCCGCGGGCGGCGAGTTACCGGCCGACCCCGAACCCGGGGCAGGCACGGTCAACGTCTTCGTCGGCACGGACCGCGCGCTCGACGACGCGGCGCTCGCGAACCTGGTCTCCGTGGCGACGGAGGCGAAGACGGCGACGTTGCTGGGCGAGACGGGGTTCACGGGCACCACGACGGACGCCGTCGTCGCCGCCTGCGACCCGTCGGGCGAACCGGCACCGTTCTCCGGGAGCGCGACCAGGGTCGGCGCCGCGGCGCGGGCGGCCGTGCGAGAGGCGGTCACCGCGAGCGTCGAGTCGCGTTACAGCGACGAGACCGTAGCCGACTCCGTCGCCGACGCGGAGTACGGCGTGCGGACGGACGTGCGGGCGGACGTTTTTGTCCCCGACGAGCCGTGAGCGAACGGGCAGCGACAGGTCCGAATTTTGGCGCTCCCGGGAGCTTCCGGTGCCACGGCGATGTGAACCGGATGCCGCTTCAGTAATCTTCGATAGAACGGAGCTCGTCGGCAGCCACTGCGTCCGCGACGGCCGTCAGGTCCGCCTCGGGCACGTCGCCGGGATACTTCCGCTGGAAGTAGCCGACGATGTTCGCCACGTCGCGGTCGAGCAGTTCGCGGGCGTTCTCGTGGTCGGTTGGCGTCGCCTGCGGCCAGTCGAAGAGGACGATACCGTCCTCGCTCACGAACACGTTGTACTCACTGACGTCCGCGTGCACGTAGCCCGCGTCGTAGGCGGCCGCTACCTCCCGAAGGATGAGGTCGAGGACGCCGCTGGCCTGCTCAGGCTCGAGTTTCGCCTTCGACAGCTCCGTCCCGGTCATCTTCTCCATCACGATGGCGTGGCGGTTCTGGTCGACCGGGCGCGGGACGTTCACGTCCGGGTAGAGGGTCTCCAGGGCGTCGTACTCCCGTTCGGCGGCCTTCCGGGCGGTGTACTGCCAGGACGTGTGCTCCTTGTCGCTGGTGTAGTCGCGGCCGCGGTGGACCTCCCGGAACTGTGTGTACCCCTCGCGGTGGAACTTCAGCGCCATCGGGCGGTAGGACTGCACCTCGTAGACGTCGCTCTCCTTGCCGACGCCGAGGGGCGCGCCGAACCCGTCGACGGTCTCCCGCTCGGCGAACGTGTGCAACGCGAGCGCGTCGTAGCCCGCGAACGTCAACTGGACGCCCTCGTACTGGATGGTCTTCCGCTCGAGGAACTCCAGGTCGAGCATCCGGTCGAGGCGGTAGTCGACCTCCTCGGCCGTGAGGCGGGAGAACTCCGGGAGTTTCTCCCGGTTCACCCACCGCGAGAACCGCATCCCGTGTTCGACGCCCGAGAGCAGGTGGAAGTCCTCGGCGTCGAGGTCCGCCATCTCGGCGGCGACGTTCCGAACCATTCGTCGCGGAGTAGTCGTGGGCCGGGTATAAGCCCCGCGGGCCGCGGACGTGAGCCGAACGACCGACCCGATATAAAAGAACTCTCTCTGCCACGAAATCGGACGACTCGGCCGCTCTCTCGTGAGCAGGGTTTTCTGGCGGGAACACTCGATAAATCACATACTACGATATAGAATTTTCTCCCGCGGCCGCTCTCACGCTCGGATATGTCGCCAGCAAACGCCGATAGAGTGGCCACAGGCACCGTGAGGCGGAGAAACCTGGATTGCTGTAGGCCCGCTGGCACAGACGAACGGCTTTTGGCGCTCCCGGCGAAACTCCGGCCATGACTCTGGCCGACCGGGAGTGGCGGCTGATTCGGGCGGAGGCCCGCGACGGGCCGATGCAGATGGCACTCGAGGAGATCGCCGCCGAGACGGCGGCCAGCGGCGGGCCGCGGACGGTCCGTGCCTACCAGTGGTCGCCATCGACGCTGTCGATGGGCTACCGCCAGGAAGCGGAGTCGGTGGACTGGGCGTTCTGCGAGCACGAGGGAATCGATGTCACCCGCCGACAGACCGGGGGCGGCGGCATCTACCACGACGAGTTCGGCGACATCTCCTACAGCATCGTCGCACCCGCCGACGAGTTGCCCGGCGACCTGATGGACTGCTACGAGGTGCTCTGTGAGCCGATCCTCGACGCGTTCCACGAGATGGGCGTCGACGCACAGTTCGTCCCCGAGGAGCATCCCGCGCTCCACGAACCCGCCTGCTACTTGCGCGCGCTCCACCCGGCACACGACATGGTCGCCAGCGGGCGGAAGATAGCCGGGAACGCCCAGTACCGCACCCGCGACGCGGTCATCCAGCACGGCTCGCTGTCGTACGCGCTGGCGCCGGAGCGACACCTCGGCGTCTTCGCGGCGCCGGGGGTCGACGAGGCGGCGTTCCGGGAGCGCGTGACGAGCATCCACGAGGAATCCGGCATCGACCGCGAGGCAGCAGTAGCGGCCGTCGAGGACGCGCTGGCGTCGTGGTGCGACGCCACCGAGGGGGAGTGGACGGACGGGGAACTCGAGGCGGCCCGCGAACTGGCCGAGGAGAAGTACGCGACCGACGAGTGGACCCGCGAGCGGGTCAGCTGAAGCCGAAAGACTCCGGTTCGTCCCCGGAGAGCTCTTCGACGGCGGTCCGGATCTCGTCGAGGGGTGGCTGGTCCCGGGTCGGGTCGAGGGGGTGGTCCCCGACCCAGCGGTACTGCACGACGCCGTCGGTGTCGACGAGGAACACCGACCGCTTCGAGCGCGGGAACACGCGGAACGCGCGATAGGTCACGCCGAACGCGTCCGACAGTTCGAGGTCGCCGTCCGAGAACAGCGGGAACTCGAGGCCGAGGTAGTCGATGAACCGGCGGTGCGTGCTCACCTTCGACTTGCTGGCGCCGACGACGCGCAGGCCGTCGCTCGACGCGAACCAGCCGTAGTCCCGGAACGAACACCACTCGTTGACGCAGTCCGGGCTGAAGTCGTTCGTGTAGAAGACCACGAGCAGCGGGCGGTCTTCGTAGAGGTCGCTCAGCGAGGTCGGTTCGGCGTCACCCTCCGCGTGTACCAGTGGCGCCTCGACCGGGGGGACGCGCTCCCCCACCGCCAACGCCTCGTCGTCGCTCATGGCCGTTCCAGGGAACCGCGAGTCAAAAGGTGTTGTGCCGCGGTCGAAGCCTCTTTGACGGTCCGCGCGAACCCCAGCGTATGCGAGTAGGTGCACACGTCTCTATCGCGGGCGGCGTCGACAACGCCGTCGACAACCAGCTAGACGTCGGCGGGAACTGTGGTCAGATCTTCACGCACTCCCCGCAGGTGTGGCAGGACCCGAACCTCGGCGACGAGGAGGCCGAGGCGTTCCGGTCGGGCACTGCGGCGAACTTCGACGGCCCGTGGGTCATCCACTCCTCGTACCTCGTGAACCTCTGTACACCCAAAGCGGACCTGCGCGAGAAGTCCGTCGACAGCATGCAGAAGGAGGTCGACGCGGCCGCGGAACTCGACATCGACTACGTGAACGTCCACCTCGGCGCCCACACCGGCGCGGGCGTCGGACAGGGCCTCGACAACGCCGTCAGCGCGCTCGACGAACTCGACGTCCCGGACGGCGTCACCGTGCTCGTCGAGAGCGACGCGGGGTCGGGGACGAAACTCGGCGGCGACTTCGAGCACCTCGCGTACGTCCTCGAGGAGTCCGCCCAGGACCTCGAAATCTGTCTCGACACCGCCCACGCGTTCGCCGCGGGCTACGACCTCTCGACCCCCGAAGGCGTCGAGGAGACGTTCGCGGAACTGGACGAGACGGTCGGCGTCGAGAACCTCGCCTGCGTCCACCTCAACGACTCGAAGCACGACTGTGGCACCAACAAGGACGAACACGCCCACATCGGCGAGGGTCTCATCGGCGAGGACGGTATGACCGCGTTCGTCAACCACGACGTCGTCGTGGACAACGACGTGCCGCTCGTCCTCGAGACGCCGAACGAGGAGGGCAAGGGGTTCGCGTGGAACATCGACCGCGTCCGGGAAATCCGCGAGAGTAGCCTCGCCGAAACCTGAACGAACCGCCGCACGGAGTCGGTCAAACAGTCGTTTCACTCTCGGACGGAACTAAGTTGGTGTGCCCGGTAGTACCGACTGCGCCCGCCACGCCATCCCCGTCCCCCTGCCCCCCACTGCCGTGGACCCGACACCCGGGGCGCGAGGCGGGCCAGTTGCCGAACCCCTCAGCTTTTGCCCCTCCCCCGTTTTCCTCCGTCCGTGCGCCGCTTCAGCGCCGACTACCTCGAGGAGAGCCGCCGGGGGATGTGGAGCGAGCGCGACGCCCTCGACGCCCTCGCACTCCCCTCCCGCGAGCGCGTCCTCGACGTCGGCTGTGGCACCGGCGAACTCGCGGCCGTCTTCGCCGAGGAGTCCGACGCGGAGGTGCTCGCGCTCGACGCGGACAAGACCCTCCTCTCGCACGTCGACGCCGACGGTCGACTGCTGGGTGACGCCACGCAGCTCCCCCTCTGCGAGGACAGCTGCGACCTGGTCGCCTGCCAGGCGCTGCTCATCAACCTCCCCGACCCCATCGCCGCCGTCCGGGAGTTCGCGCGGGTCTCCTCGGACCTCGTCGCCGCCGTCGAACCCGACAACGCCGCGGTCACCGTCGACTCGACGGTCGCCGCGGAGTCGGCGCTGACCCGGCGCGCCAGAGAGGCCTACGCCGCGGGCGTCCCCACGGACGTGAGCCTCGGCGCCGACGCCGCCGACGTCTTCGAGCGCGCCGGACTCGAGGACGTGACGACGACGCGGTACGACCACGTTCGCGCCGTCGAACCGCCGTACGACGAGGACGACCTGGAGGCGGCGGCGCGGAAGGCCACGGGCGAGCGACTCGCCGAACAGCGGCCGACGCTCGCGGCTGGCGGCATGGACGACGACGCGTACGACGACCTGCGCGCCGAGTGGCGGGAGATGGGGCGCGCGGTCGTCGAACAGATGCGCGAGAACGCCTACGAGCGGGCCGAACGCGTCCCCTTCTTCGTGACGGTGGGTCGCGTTCCCTGAGATATCCCGCTACCCGCAGAAGTGAAAGACGCGAAACAGAACACGGGTTCTGGAAACCCTTTTGCTCCGGCTGTGATACGCCCAGAGCAGGTGGAGATACTCGACGACGCCGACGAGGTCCGCATCGTCTCGGGCGAAGAGACGGACGTCACGATGAGCGTCGCTGGCAACCCGACGAAGAACGACGACGCCCGCAACAACCTCACCGGCGGCGAGGTGTTCACCGCACCCGTGCCGGACAGCGTCGAGGGCGAGGTGCTGTTCGACAAGCCCGTGATGGGGATGGGCCGCGAGATCCAGGGCGCCTACCTGGAGTTCGAGGGCGGCGAGGTCGTCCACCACGACGCCGACCAGAACGCCGACGTCCTCGCGTCAATCGTGGGGACGGACGAGGGTTCGAAACGCGTCGGCGAACTGGGAATCGGAATGAACCGGGACATCGACCGCTTCACGTACAACATGCTGTTCGACGAGAAGATGGGCGACACCATCCACCTCGCAATCGGCCGCGCGTACCGGGATACTGTCGGTGAGGGCAACGAACAGAACGAGTCCGCAATCCACAAGGACATGATCGTGGACATGAGCGAGGACTCGTACATCGAGGTGGACGGGGACGTGGTCCAGCGCAACGGGACGTTCCGGTTCGAGGACGGCTTCGACGCGGAGACGTAGTCCTGTCGGGTCAGTTCAACCCTGTAACAGAAAGACCGTTCGGGGAGTCTTTATTCGGGCCGAGGTCCGTCTCCGGGTATGGACGAGAGAGTCCGACGACACGCGGAGATACTGGCCGAGTTCTCGGCCGAGGTCGAGCAGGGCGACATGGTGCAGATTCACGCCCCAAAGGAGGCCGAGGACCTCGTCGTCGCGCTGTACGAGCAGCTGGGCGAGGTGGGCGCGCGCCCGACGACACACTGGCGGCTGGGTCCCGCGGCGCGGGCGTACAGCATGGCGATGGACGCCGAGGACTACGTGACCAAGGAGCACGCGCTCGCCGAGATGGAGGAGACGGACGTGGTGTTCCTCGTCACCGGCGGCGGGAACCCGTACGAGACCACCGACGTGCCGCCGTCGAAGAGCCAGGCGGCCGGCCGGGCGAGCAAGCCCGTCCTGGAGGAGCGCCTCGACAAGCGCTGGGTCATCACGACCCACCCGACGGCCGCGGCTGCACAGGAGGCCGAGATGAGCACCGCCGCGTACGAGGAGTTCGTCTGGGAGGCGGTGAACAAGGACTGGGAGGCCCAGCGCGAGCACCAGGCACAGATGGTCGAGATACTCGACGGCGCCGACGAGGTCCGCATCGTCTCGGGCGAGGAGACGGACGTCACGATGAGCGTCGCGGGGATGCGGGGGGCCAACGACTTCGGGAGACACAACATGCCCGCCGGCGAGGCGTTCACGAGCCCGGTGCCCGACAGCGTCGAGGGAACCGTGCGATTCGACAAGCCGCTGCTGCGCCAGGGCAACGAGATAGTAGACGCTTACCTGGAGTTCGAGGGCGGCGAGGTCGTCGACTTCGAGGCTGCGAAGAACGAGGAGGTCCTGGAGGGCATCCTCGACACGGACGCGGGGGCGAGGCGCCTCGGCGAACTCGGCATCGGGATGAACCGGAGCATCGACCGATTCACGTACAACGTGCTGTTCGACGAGAAGATGGGCGACACCGTCCACCTCGCAGTAGGTGCGGCCATCGAGGAGTGCGTCCCGGAGGGGATGGAGTTCAACGACTCCGCCCAGCACGTCGACATGATCGTGGACATGAGCGAGGACTCCTTCATCGAGGTGGACGGGGAAATTGTCCAGCGCAACGGCACGTTCCGATTCGAGGACGGGTTCGAGGAGTAGCGAGGGTCTGAGCGGGGCGAAGACCCTCGGAGACTACGAGCGGCGGGAACCGCGAGCAGCGTGGTTCTCGCTCGCTGCCTCGCTCCGAACCACGAGATTGCGTGGGCGACCACTGCGAGCGGCGCGGTTCGGGGAGGGGTCTCGAAACCGCGAGCCACGCCAACCGGCTGGTCGGCCGTCACGGAATCGAAGGCCGCGAGCGCGGGAGCCGACGCGAATAAGCTCGGCTTAGTCGTCGAGGCTCGAGTCGTCGCCGGAGCTACCGGGGCCGGAACTCGAACCACCGGAGCTACCGCCGTCACTGGCCGACTGCGCCTTGCTGCGGGCCGAGGACATCCAGTCGCCGATGTTCCGCTCGACGTAGTCCT
Encoded proteins:
- a CDS encoding GTP:adenosylcobinamide-phosphateguanylyl transferase-like protein; the encoded protein is MCGGRGTRLDADVEKPLFAVGGRPMVDRVRDALATSRIETTYAVVSPYAPETRAHVAGDLPLVETPGEGYVADLTSALERVEMPVLTVAADLPLLAGEVVDTVLWSADGSTSVRVPRALKEALGASCDSEEPWVPTGLNVVDEDEDGVYRSYDARLAVNVNRRSDAELAERLLAAGEVSDGP
- a CDS encoding endonuclease IV, whose translation is MRVGAHVSIAGGVDNAVDNQLDVGGNCGQIFTHSPQVWQDPNLGDEEAEAFRSGTAANFDGPWVIHSSYLVNLCTPKADLREKSVDSMQKEVDAAAELDIDYVNVHLGAHTGAGVGQGLDNAVSALDELDVPDGVTVLVESDAGSGTKLGGDFEHLAYVLEESAQDLEICLDTAHAFAAGYDLSTPEGVEETFAELDETVGVENLACVHLNDSKHDCGTNKDEHAHIGEGLIGEDGMTAFVNHDVVVDNDVPLVLETPNEEGKGFAWNIDRVREIRESSLAET
- a CDS encoding aminopeptidase; the protein is MEILDDADEVRIVSGEETDVTMSVAGNPTKNDDARNNLTGGEVFTAPVPDSVEGEVLFDKPVMGMGREIQGAYLEFEGGEVVHHDADQNADVLASIVGTDEGSKRVGELGIGMNRDIDRFTYNMLFDEKMGDTIHLAIGRAYRDTVGEGNEQNESAIHKDMIVDMSEDSYIEVDGDVVQRNGTFRFEDGFDAET
- a CDS encoding adenosylcobinamide amidohydrolase; translated protein: MFETVVADDVLRLRRSATRWLSTGWDGGFAEADAAYNVTVPEGWHCEDIGTYVAERLAAAGFGDVAGGPVLLTGVGQRHARGARCGPVTAVATAGLSNPASLPLDPAGGELPADPEPGAGTVNVFVGTDRALDDAALANLVSVATEAKTATLLGETGFTGTTTDAVVAACDPSGEPAPFSGSATRVGAAARAAVREAVTASVESRYSDETVADSVADAEYGVRTDVRADVFVPDEP
- a CDS encoding Lpl → MTLADREWRLIRAEARDGPMQMALEEIAAETAASGGPRTVRAYQWSPSTLSMGYRQEAESVDWAFCEHEGIDVTRRQTGGGGIYHDEFGDISYSIVAPADELPGDLMDCYEVLCEPILDAFHEMGVDAQFVPEEHPALHEPACYLRALHPAHDMVASGRKIAGNAQYRTRDAVIQHGSLSYALAPERHLGVFAAPGVDEAAFRERVTSIHEESGIDREAAVAAVEDALASWCDATEGEWTDGELEAARELAEEKYATDEWTRERVS
- a CDS encoding aminopeptidase, encoding MDERVRRHAEILAEFSAEVEQGDMVQIHAPKEAEDLVVALYEQLGEVGARPTTHWRLGPAARAYSMAMDAEDYVTKEHALAEMEETDVVFLVTGGGNPYETTDVPPSKSQAAGRASKPVLEERLDKRWVITTHPTAAAAQEAEMSTAAYEEFVWEAVNKDWEAQREHQAQMVEILDGADEVRIVSGEETDVTMSVAGMRGANDFGRHNMPAGEAFTSPVPDSVEGTVRFDKPLLRQGNEIVDAYLEFEGGEVVDFEAAKNEEVLEGILDTDAGARRLGELGIGMNRSIDRFTYNVLFDEKMGDTVHLAVGAAIEECVPEGMEFNDSAQHVDMIVDMSEDSFIEVDGEIVQRNGTFRFEDGFEE
- a CDS encoding S-adenosylmethionine-dependent methyltransferase produces the protein MRRFSADYLEESRRGMWSERDALDALALPSRERVLDVGCGTGELAAVFAEESDAEVLALDADKTLLSHVDADGRLLGDATQLPLCEDSCDLVACQALLINLPDPIAAVREFARVSSDLVAAVEPDNAAVTVDSTVAAESALTRRAREAYAAGVPTDVSLGADAADVFERAGLEDVTTTRYDHVRAVEPPYDEDDLEAAARKATGERLAEQRPTLAAGGMDDDAYDDLRAEWREMGRAVVEQMRENAYERAERVPFFVTVGRVP
- a CDS encoding RIO-type serine/threonine protein kinase, with the protein product MVRNVAAEMADLDAEDFHLLSGVEHGMRFSRWVNREKLPEFSRLTAEEVDYRLDRMLDLEFLERKTIQYEGVQLTFAGYDALALHTFAERETVDGFGAPLGVGKESDVYEVQSYRPMALKFHREGYTQFREVHRGRDYTSDKEHTSWQYTARKAAEREYDALETLYPDVNVPRPVDQNRHAIVMEKMTGTELSKAKLEPEQASGVLDLILREVAAAYDAGYVHADVSEYNVFVSEDGIVLFDWPQATPTDHENARELLDRDVANIVGYFQRKYPGDVPEADLTAVADAVAADELRSIEDY
- a CDS encoding threonine-phosphate decarboxylase; the protein is MDPDAVRDAARVPHGGSDDPDVLDFSANVNPRIPDGVCEVYSAALDDAARYPNDAYPDYRAAAAGYVDCDAERVVPTPGGLAGIRLAVETCVEPGDSVLVPYPSFGEYAREVELQGADPVFVPHDELLDADPAGHAMAVVCNPNNPTGDASDPDALSEFAARCRGAGTELLADEAFLGFTDHSSVAGTEGVVVARSLTKLFGLPGLRAGFLVATSDRLADLQTARRAWNLGTPAAAVGAHSMVDDEFVERTRERVASERARMRTELDDRFDVHESDAPFLLLDVGDRDVATLVDATRERGVTIRDATTFRGLDSHVRVAVRTPAENDRLLAVLADV
- a CDS encoding peroxiredoxin, with amino-acid sequence MSDDEALAVGERVPPVEAPLVHAEGDAEPTSLSDLYEDRPLLVVFYTNDFSPDCVNEWCSFRDYGWFASSDGLRVVGASKSKVSTHRRFIDYLGLEFPLFSDGDLELSDAFGVTYRAFRVFPRSKRSVFLVDTDGVVQYRWVGDHPLDPTRDQPPLDEIRTAVEELSGDEPESFGFS